One genomic window of Centroberyx gerrardi isolate f3 chromosome 15, fCenGer3.hap1.cur.20231027, whole genome shotgun sequence includes the following:
- the eif3s6ip gene encoding eukaryotic translation initiation factor 3 subunit L produces the protein MSYHDEEETYDPYSYPNDYDLHTGDPKADLAYERQYEQQTYHVIPEVIKNFLQYFHKTISDLIDQKVYELQSNRVSSESIEQKIYEIQDVYENSWNKLTDRFFKTSPWPEAEAIASLVGNDAVFLILYKELYYRHIYAKVSGGPTLDQRFESYYNYCNLFNYILNADGPAPLELPNQWLWDIIDEFIYQFQSFSQYRCKTAKKSEEEIEFLRNNPKIWNVHSVLNVLHSLVDKSNINRQLEVYTSGGDPESVAGEYGRHSLYKMLGYFSLVGLLRLHSLLGDYYQAIKVLENIELNKKSMYSRVPECQITTYYYVGFAYLMMRRYQDAIRVFANILLYIQRTRNMFQRSTYKYEMINKQNEQMYGLLAISLTMYPMRIDESIHTQLREKYGDKMLRMQKGDLQVFEELFSFACPKFLSPVVPNYDNVHPNYHKEPFQQQLKVFAEEVQQQAQLSTIRSFLKLYTTMPVAKLAGFLDMTEQEFRIQLLVFKHKMKNLVWTSGISALDGEFQSASEVDFYIDKDMIHIADTKVARRYGDFFIRQIHKFEELNRTLKKMPMSASSATTASATAR, from the exons ATGTCGTACCACGACGAGGAGGAGACA TACGATCCTTATTCCTATCCGAACGACTACGACTTGCACACTG GTGACCCCAAAGCAGACCTGGCCTATGAGAGGCAATATGAGCAGCAGACCTACCACGTCATCCCGGAGGTGATCAAGAACTTCCTGCAGTATTTCCACAAAACCATCTCTGACCTGATCGACCAGAAGGTTTACGAGCTGCAGTCCAACCGTGTGTCCAGTGAGAGCATCGAGCAGAAGATCTATGAGATCCAAGACGTCTATGAGAACAG TTGGAATAAGCTGACCGACCGTTTCTTCAAGACCTCTCCCTGGCCAGAGGCGGAGGCCATCGCTTCCCTCGTTGGCAATG ATGCGGTGTTCCTCATCCTCTATAAGGAACTGTATTACAGACACATCTACGCCAAAGTCAGC GGTGGACCAACTCTGGACCAGAGGTTTGAGtcctactacaactactgcaaccTCTTCAATTACATTCTCA ATGCTGATGGCCCTGCCCCCTTGGAATTGCCCAACCAGTGGCTTTGGGACATCATTGATGAGTTCATTTATCAG ttCCAGTCCTTCAGCCAGTACCGTTGTAAGACAGCCAAGAAGTCGGAGGAGGAGATCGAGTTCCTGAGGAACAACCCAAAGATCTGGAACGTCCACAGCGTCCTCAACGTTCTCCACTCCCTGGTGGACAAGAGCAACATCAACCGCCAGCTGGAGGTCTACACCAGCGGAG GAGACCCAGAGAGCGTGGCCGGAGAGTACGGGCGCCACTCCCTGTACAAGATGTTGGGCTACTTCAGCTTGGTGGGGCTGTTGAGGCTGCACTCTCTGCTCGGCGATTACTACCAGGCCATCAAAGTCCTGGAGAACATTGAGCTCAACAAGAAG AGTATGTACTCTCGTGTGCCGGAGTGCCAGATCACCACCTACTACTACGTGGGTTTTGCTTACCTGATGATGAGGCGGTACCAAGATGCCATTCGCGTCTTCGCCAACATCCTGCTCTACATCCAGAGGACCAGGAACATGTTCCAGAGGTCCACATACAAATATGAGATG ATCAACAAGCAAAATGAGCAGATGTATGGCCTGCTGGCCATCTCCCTCACCATGTACCCGATGCGCATCGACGAGAGCATCCACACACAGCTGAGGGAGAAGTACGGAGACAAGATGCTGCGTATGCAGAAGGG AGACCTGCAGGTGTTCGAGGAGCTGTTCAGCTTCGCCTGTCCCAAGTTCCTGTCGCCCGTGGTGCCGAACTACGACAACGTGCACCCCAACTACCACAAAGAGCCCTTCCAACAGCAGCTGAAGGTCTTCGCCGAGGAGGTGCAGCAGCAGGCCCAGCTCTCCACCATCCGCAG TTTCCTGAAGCTGTACACCACCATGCCAGTGGCCAAGCTGGCAGGCTTCCTGGACATGACCGAGCAAGAGTTTCGTATTCAGCTGCTGGTCTTCAAACACAAGATGAAGAACCTGGTGTGGACCAGCGGCATCTCAGCCCTGGACGGAGAGTTCCAGTCCGCCTCCGAGGTTGACTTTTACATCGACAag GACATGATCCACATCGCCGACACCAAGGTGGCCCGTCGATACGGAGACTTTTTCATCAGACAGATTCACAAGTTTGAGGAG CTGAACAGGACGTTGAAGAAGATGCCAATGAGTGCCAGCTCCGCGACAACAGCGAGTGCCACGGCCCGATGA